TCTGTAACAATTGATTGAGACAATCCATGTAGTCtataaatgttttcaataaattGATTTGTTATATGGGATGTTGTATAAGGATGCCTCAGTTTAATAAAATGACTATATTTAGTAAATCAATCCACCACCACTAAGATTGTTGTATATCCATCTGAAACAGGGAGTCCTTCAATAAAATCCATTGAAATATGTAACCAGGGTGAATCGGGAATATGTAGTGGCTGTAGTAATCCTGCTTTtgtagatttttcatttttaaaccTTTGACATATATCGCATATTTTGATCATCTCTTGCACCTCCTTCTTCAATCCAGGCCAATAAAAGTTTGTCTTAATTCGTTGATACGTAGCCTGTGTTCCTGAATGTCCTCCAATACTAGATTCGTGCAATAATGACAATATTTCCTTTCTCAGATTTCCTTGGTTGCCTATATAAATCCGATTTTTGTATTTGATCACTTTTCCTTCATGTTTGTAGAGAGGGTATTTGTCTGGATGTGTTGTAAGTAGGATAATAAgcttttgtatttatttatcttctttatAGGAATCTTCAACTTCTCCTTGCCATACTGAAGTGACTGTGGAAATCATTGTCAATTCTGCAGATTCTCTCCTAGATAGTGCATCAGCAGCCATGTTTGTTTTTCCTCTTTTATAGataatagaataattaaatCCGAGAAGTTTGGACAACCACCTCTGTTGTAATACTGTTGTgattttttgttccattagaAACTTAAGACTCTGATGATCTGTCCGAATAATGAAATATCTCCCATATAAATAGTGTCTCCATTTAGTGACTGCCATAAGAACAACTAACAATTCTTTCTCATATGTGGAAAATCCCAAATGTGTTTTAGAAATGGCTTTACTTAGATAAGCAATGGGCCTTCCTTTCTGCATTAGTACTGCCCCAATCCCATAATAACTAGCATCTGTTTCAACTTCAAGATCTTCTGAAAAATTTGGTAATGCTAATACAGGGGTAGTCATTAAAGCTTGTTTAAGCGCCTTGAAAGACTTATCTGCTTCATCACTCCATTTGAACATTCCTTTTTTAAGCAAACCATGTAATGGTTTTCCAATAACACCAAAATTGCATACGAATCTCCGATAATATCCCGCTAACCCAAGAAATCCTCTTAAAGCTTTTATGTTTTTTGGAACTGGCCAGTCTTGAATACATGATATTTTCTGTGGATCAACTTCCACTCTGTTTCCACTAATCAAATGACCCAAATAATCTAATTTCTTTTGTCCAAACGAGCATTTTGACTGTTTAACGAGCAGGCTATTTGCTGTGAGAATCTTTAATACTTCTTCAAGGTGTTCCAAATATAACTCTATATTAGTACTGTAAATAAGGATATCATCGAAAAATACCAGTACATTTTTTCGCaatttttctctaaaaatatCATTCATTAATGCCTGAAATGTTGCAGGTGCATTGGAAAGACCAAATGGCATAACTCTGAATTCATATAGTCCCGAGTGAGTCCTAAAAGCTGTTTTGTGTATGTCTTCTTCTCGTACTCTTATCTGATGATATCCTGCTCTCAGGTCTAGCTTTGTGAACACCGTGGCTCCATTGAGTTCATCCAGTAATTCATCCACTACAGGTATGGAGTATTTGTCCTTGATAGTAATTTCATTTAATTGTCTATAATCCACACAAAATCGCCAAGTTCCATCTTTCTTTTTGACTAATATTACTGGTGAAGCAAAGGAACTGGTACTACTTCTAATAAAACCTGATTTTTTCATTTCTGCCACTAGAGCTTCAATCTCTCCCTTTTGAATAAATGGATAGCAATACGGCCTTTGATTTGGGGGAACAGCACCAACTTTGAGGTTTATTGCATGATTTGTAGCTCGAATGGGAGGTAGTTGGCTGGGTTCTTCAAATACGGATTGATACTGTTGGATTAAGCGAGGTATTCTTTCATTTATGTTTTCCCCCTTTTTGCATATTAATCTGTTTTGTTGAGTTAATTGCCTCCATGTGATATAATTGTCCTATAAAACATCCCAACCCTTTCCTGATACTTTTACCCATCGTCTCACCGCTCATAAGCCTGAAAGACCCTTTTTCCGTTGTGCCGTATAGTCGAATTTTCAGTCCGTTTACTTTTTCTTTCATACACCTTTTATTATAGTCTAGGCTGACTGGTCCAAATTTCTTCATCCAATCAACACCTAACACCATGTCACAACCCCCCAACTTGAGTGTTCTAATAGTGAGTGAAAACTCATAATCCTGCATCTTCCAAGTTAAGTTAGGAATACTATGTCGACTATGTAGAATTCCCCCATCTGCAATAGTGACTGTTAGTGGATTTGTCTCCTTGAGATCACAACCCAATTGTCTAGCCGTGCCTTCATCAATAAATGAGTGTGTACTGCCACTGTCGATTAGAATTGAGATCTTTCTCTTCTTGAGTTGTCCCAGAATCTTGAGTGTAGAGTTGTTAGTTGTTCCATTTAGAGTTTGTACTGATAACTCTCCTTCTTCTGCAACCACTTCTTCATCTGAAACTTCCTCATTCCTTAGTTTTTCTTCTAGTTCATCATCAAGACCTTCTATCACAAACATTTGACTATGATTCGTGCATACATGGCCTCGAGTATATTTTTTATCACATTTGAAACATAAACCcttttgtttcttttctttaattaaCGCCCAATTTATTGttcttgtggattgatcttgACTAGATTTATTTCCTTTGTTGTCTAACCAGGCTGGTTTCGGAAGATTAGCTTTGATTGAGTCTCCTGTCGTCTTTCCCGAATGCTTCACATATTTGTGTAAAGAAGGTAAGAATTCATCTTTATTTTTTGCTAATCTAATGGCTCTGTCTATGGTTTCTGGTTCCAATAGCTTCAACGTCTCTTTCAGTTCATCCCGCAACCCCCCCAAAAACATTGCACGTAGTAATTTTCGCTTTGAGGTACGTTCTTGGCAATAACTAGCGACCATAATTCCCACCATTGGTCAATGTACTCTGTTAATGAGCCTGTCTGTTTAAGTTGATGAAATTCAATAATGATGTTCTGATGACCTACTTCTTGAAAAGCTAATAAAACTTCATTAGTAAATTCGTCCCATGAAGTTATAGTATGATCTACCAAATAATTTGTAACCCATATATCCGCTCGTCCTTTAAAGAAATAGATCGCATAATTCACTTTGTCAATATCTTCAAGAACGAAATTTCCAAAAAACTGGTTAGCCTTTCTAACCCAACCCCTTGGATTTGTTCCATCAAATTTTTCCATGTCAATCCTAGGATTCTTTAGTGATAAATTTGTTACTGATTGCAATCCCATTAGTTTCGTAGGTCGTGAGCTTCCGGTTTTTTGAGATTTATTGTCGGTTGTCAAGATTGTATCTGGTCGCCTCAAAAGTCCATCTTCAACCACCTTTTTCCCTCCTTTTGTATTTGAAGAAAATACCCCTATAACTTCCTCCTCATTACTTTTGTTAGGTATGTTTCTTGACTCAAGCTTGGCTTCCAAATTAGTTAAGAAATTTGACTGCATTAGTTCGAGACGTTTGGTCGCATCTTGTTGGAATCTTGCAGTTTCTTGATGTATGAGTTCGAATTGTTTAGCATTTTCCTGTTGTAACTCAATGAATTGGGATACTAGCTTTTTTCTGATACCTTTTGCTGTTCTTGAAATTATTGCTGTAACGTAATAAGTTGGTTTGCCACAATCGTTTCTAGTTTAGTAGAAATAGTTTCTTCTAGATTATTCATGCGCTCGCCTAACTTTTGGATGCTTTCTTCCGTGGCTTGTGATCTTGTCATTTTGTAAACAGATTTTGCCGAGGATTGtttagctctgataccaattgtcgtGACCCACCAGTTCACGATACCAGCAAACTGTAAGTAACTCAAATAGGAATAGATTGCAGAATggataaagaagaagatgataaagAAATAGCATAATGggtaaagaagaagatgataaagAAATAGCAGAATAGGCAGGGAAGAAGACAAGAGAATAGAAAAATATCAAGAACCAAGGTTCAAGATGATTTATTAGAAGAAAGGTAAAGTGTTAATCAAAAAGATATCTCCAAAAGTTATAATCCCCTTCTATTTATATTAGGAGGATTTAAccatatacatatttatttactaattgtttttattacttaattataattattaataaaactatttatttaaatgatgacAGGTGGCATTTCTTTTAATGAAGCTTCTCTGGATTAAGTCTTTATCCTTCATTGCGACtctcatcttctttctctctcgGTGCGATTGTGTTGAAGTCTTCATCCTTCATTGTgattctcatcttctttctctctcgGTGCGATTGTGCTGACTGATAATCCTTCAGCTTTCAGGTATTGACGATAATAGAACTTATGCATTAGGCATTAGGGTTCTGACAGATTACATATAATAACTAagaatttacaaaaataaacattGAACAAATTCTtgggttatttttttttttatcaaaaacagtTGGAGCGAAATAGATTAATTAACCTAATATTAATAATGGATGACAATGGGACAGATTATGGCATGAAATGGGTTTACTATTTCTACTCATTCTATTTCAGAAATTTTTAACTACCATTCTCATTCATTTCGGAATCTGAAAATCCCCGCAGTGCCAGTGGAACCACGTTTAGATGCATTACTTTTATCATTtggaatataataataaaataaggtgGATGATGcaggatgatttttattttgtttttttttatttttttaaaaagagagGAAAGTCATGATCTTGTGTAAGAATAAAACAAGCCTATGCCAAATATTGTTTTCATAATGGTTTTCTATCTAAAAAGAgtattaacttaatatataataataaagcaaTCTGGTCCATAACtaagaattatataattattatataataaaacagtAAATTGTcccttatataattaatttttaattaaaaaatattcacaCTCTTACCATATAATAAATAGccctaattaatttgaaatttaaaattcattctCTTCCTATTCCTATAATTTTTAAagctaaaattaaaaattttaatgtatattaaaattattctcttactaaatttgtataatttttaggatcatattttttatctattattttattaataattgtagtGTTAtatcatttgttttgtttgtgtCTATGTGAATcgtttttatactttttatgttacgaaaataaaaaaatttagtataaatatatatagattgagaatcttgaaattcaataattttttaatatcaaatttaaagagaaagagaaaaaataatattttatcttttttaaaataaaaaattgacaaTCCTTCCTTATTTGAATCGGAAACAAATAAAGTAATTTCTCATTGTAAATCTCAAAGAGttaaattttgatgaaattacTCTTGAACGAGATATTAGTTTACATATTTCTATGTGACGACATCTTGTTAACATCATGATGAAATTAGACgggtttaaattaaaatgtggtcatatcaacctattcgAGATCTGAATCTCGAAAACATTAATGTCGATTTCAATActctttgtttaaaaaattctcATGGTTTGAGTATTCTTCTATACTACAAAAATCGTAGATCTTAGCTTCAATAATAAATGGGTGCAACTTTTATTATtgtgttatatttgtttttgtgaaAAACAAATTTAGTCGGGTAGATTTTAAACCGCTCTTGCGTAAGGCACCGTTATATCATatcatgtaaaaaataaaaataaaattttgacaaaattatataaataatttttttaatatttattgaaaatttatataattataaaaaattaaatttaaattcttataaaatatgaagaataaataaatttaatgatattatatatttaattatgtttattagtgttcaaatcaaaattgtgGTGAGATCGAGACGAGAATACAAATATCAGCATCGTTGAACTGAATTGTTAAAAAAACTGCCCTAAGAAGCAGAAGGTCCCTTTCTAAGCGTATTTTTAATCCTTAATCTTGATCATGGTAGTTGAATAGTAATCAACTAAAATAACTTGTCCATCCTTAGCCGACttgaaatttgaattcattTCGTTTCTTTTTTATTGCTTGTCAAAAAAATAAGAGATTCTCTTGTtctttgatcaaaattaaaagaaattgaaatttatGAATTGAAAACTTGGTTTTAAAGAGAACAAAAGGCCAATAATTTCATGTGAGccaaaataaaaatccaaatagCCTATTATTGTGTttgtaatttcttttttatttaatactcatcttttaattcattaatctacattaaagataattttagtGATATTTACACAAATATATCTATCATTccctttcaaataaatattaattgagtttaacaagtttttatttatgttttatttggaATTGGATATATATAGACGAACCGGCCTTATGGCTGAGGTGGGGTTAAGCCCACCTCTAGCTTATCCATAATTTtggatataatatatattattttgaagagGGTGTTCAGTATACTTTAATATTTGTAAGTATTGTTtgagtatatttattttatttttgttttatttgaatgattatttgaattttaattatgttttagaatttgtttatataatttttagtatttttataatttataggtattttttatctttcaaatttatttattttttatatatataaatcatattttataataaataattattttatttgaataatcaatgTTAAGGTAATATATTCTCATctttcaaaaacatattaaattatatcttattgtttttttggttatatattattatttattttttttaagttaattccaaatattattttttatttttctataattatacATCCTAATAATATATGAACCCacaattaacaaaaacatatataaaaataaaaattaattattttttgtgctatttattttattcatttacatttaataacaaatatcttaattataattttattggacattttatttattattttacatgttataaattgaatttaaaatatttttattttatttaaaagtaaagatacttaattaaaaatttactttattaaatttattttaattttataacatatattttttaatatccaTTATATATAAGAATGAACCTTGAATCTATGTTAAAGCTAAAAAAgcttaaacaaaaacaaatatatatttttagggtaGGAGAAGGACACCGGTtcctattttttctttttaaatttatttactattttcatttataaatctaAAAGAAAGATTAAACCCACGTTCATCATTCACCACTCgttaaatctataaaaaaaaaaaaatatattttattcaacaCCAGccccaaataaattaaattcattttatttttttttaaactcatcctaattgtaatttaaataaattaaattcattttaatttttttttaagtcacCTAATTGTAATTTCTGGATCcatccctatatatatatatatggccgaagttatttaattaacctaaaaaaaaataatgatagttataattttgaaacgtattgatatatataaataaaataaaaaatattttaatattttggttaattaattgatttcataaaaaaaatgagaagtaAAGtggtgtttaatattttttgaattatttaaataatcaaagcACAACCAAACCAGGCCTAAGtgttattataatttcttattatatttaaaattttataaaaataaattataaattttggtttAGATAATAATAGTCAAACAAGCCTCCTAATCTCTCTCCCTCTAGCTCCGCATTCTCTCCAAACCTAAGTCCTACTTTCTCTCATctagttttaataattttgttttataacatAAAAGTAGGACAAgcttttattttaagataatattgtataaaCATATACTTTACAAATTCAATTATCTTTGAAAAGGtcaaacatgattaaataaGGGTGTAATAATTTTACCACACCCTTATTTAGTTGTTGGAATATGATATACATCATATActatattttgaaaacataattttagaaaaatatacataatgCAAACAATTAATCAGGGTGAAacaataaacaattatatttatataatcagaTAATTAGGACAATTACCTgattattattacatttattataaaaaaacaatttgaacctatttaatctaaactaaattaatttattattagaattattcaaattatcaattaaaatatcaaaatagaaactaggttataaattataataatctcCTTAATGTGATTGTCTATAAAGTTTTAAGAGCCTTAATGCCCTTTTGACCTAAATAACCCAATTTTAGGCCTTCAATTTCAATCTAACCCTAATCATCAAATTAAGGAAAGGCATCTACACTAAGATAGGTAAGCAGAATTTAAAATCAATACTTGAATCAACTACATATAGAGTGATTCAAACCTGCTAGAATTC
This is a stretch of genomic DNA from Impatiens glandulifera chromosome 4, dImpGla2.1, whole genome shotgun sequence. It encodes these proteins:
- the LOC124934951 gene encoding uncharacterized protein LOC124934951 — translated: MVGIMVASYCQERTSKRKLLRAMFLGGLRDELKETLKLLEPETIDRAIRLAKNKDEFLPSLHKYVKHSGKTTGDSIKANLPKPAWLDNKGNKSSQDQSTRTINWALIKEKKQKGLCFKCDKKYTRGHVCTNHSQMFVIEGLDDELEEKLRNEEVSDEEVVAEEGELSVQTLNGTTNNSTLKILGQLKKRKISILIDSGSTHSFIDEGTARQLGCDLKETNPLTVTIADGGILHSRHSIPNLTWKMQDYEFSLTIRTLKLGGCDMVLGVDWMKKFGPVSLDYNKRCMKEKVNGLKIRLYGTTEKGSFRLMSGETMGKSIRKGLGCFIGQLYHMEYQSVFEEPSQLPPIRATNHAINLKVGAVPPNQRPYCYPFIQKGEIEALVAEMKKSGFIRSSTSSFASPVILVKKKDGTWRFCVDYRQLNEITIKDKYSIPVVDELLDELNGATVFTKLDLRAGYHQIRVREEDIHKTAFRTHSGLYEFRVMPFGLSNAPATFQALMNDIFREKLRKNVLVFFDDILIYSTNIELYLEHLEEVLKILTANSLLVKQSKCSFGQKKLDYLGHLISGNRVEVDPQKISCIQDWPVPKNIKALRGFLGLAGYYRRFVCNFGVIGKPLHGLLKKGMFKWSDEADKSFKALKQALMTTPVLALPNFSEDLEVETDASYYGIGAVLMQKGRPIAYLSKAISKTHLGFSTYEKELLVVLMAVTKWRHYLYGRYFIIRTDHQSLKFLMEQKITTVLQQRWLSKLLGFNYSIIYKRGKTNMAADALSRRESAELTMISTVTSELLKVIGVNSLLSTVYHPETDGQTERVNQCLEAYLRCMSGYKPKFWSRWLALAEWWYNTSFHSSLKVTPYQALYGVAPIPLPMGNMVKTSVGAVEDFLKERVQMSQVMKDNLVVEQNRMKQYADRKRQDRTFAVGDWVFLKLAKLGELQGVQTALPSTGEAGEIQLQPEAVLERRLIKRRNHLVAQALIQWTHTAIEDSTWEDWTFFRSQFP